Genomic DNA from Providencia sp. PROV188:
CGCCTGTAACGCCCATATCATCGCCCAGAACTTCGTCTAATGTATTGTCGGTATGCAGAACGATGTTCCCATTTTCAACTTTATCCATCAGGCGATTAACTAGAATTTTTTCCGCTCTAAAGCTATCGCGGCGGTGAATCAAATGTACTTCAGACGCGATATTAGAAAGATACAGCGCTTCTTCAACGGCAGTATTACCACCACCGACAACCGCAACTTTTTGGTTACGATAGAAGAAACCGTCACAAGTTGCACAAGCAGAAACACCGCGACCTTTAAATGCTTCTTCTGATGGTAGACCGATGTAACGAGCAGACGCGCCTGTCGCAATGATCAATGCGTCACACGTATATTCTGTATCATCACCAAACAGGCGGAAAGGGCGCTGCTGGAAATCCACTTTTGTAATGTGGTCGTTGATGATTTCAGTTTCGAATTTTTCCGCATGAGCATGCATGCGTTCCATGAGTCCTGGACCTGTTAAACCTTCAGGATCACCCGGCCAGTTTTCAACTTCCGTGGTTGTGGTTAATTGGCCGCCTTTTTCCACCCCAGTAATCAGTGCAGGGTGTAAATTTGCGCGAGCTGCGTAAACGGCTGCGGTATAACCTGCAGGGCCTGAACCTAAAATGATTAACTTACGATGTGTGGTTGTGCTCATGAATTCCTCTTTTTAGTCTCAAAAAAGCATAAGGACGATTGTAGGAGAAATAGGGGGGTAACAAAAGTGATTTAACCATTCATTGATGTGGAGGGGACAAATTTTTCTGATAGGTAATACCAATTAAGAGTTAAAAAATGAGAGGGAAAGTGCTTTAATCACGAAACGGTAATTTTAGGAATTATCTTGAATTGCGTCTGCGAAACGTTTTACTGAAAAAAAAACCGAAATCTTGTACTGATTTTTATTCATTTACTTTGACAATCGGCTGCGCATTTGCGAAAACATCTATCTAAGAGTTAATTATCTAGCAGGTCAATGGAAATGGCGTATTTTTGTTCTTACTGGAAAATTAACTTTACGTCACACATTCAAGCAATGTCGCGACGATTGTAAGCCGCTCCAAAAGTAAATATGTTTCGGTTTACGAGAACTTCAGTTATGACGAATAGAATAGGTTCCACGCCCGCTAGTCCGCTTAGGAAGACTGACGTATAGATGGTGCCGTTTTATAAGATGTAGAAAATAACAATTAAAGAAAGAGAGATAAGAGATGATTGACAATAAAAAGCGTCCTGGCAAAGACCTTGACCGTATTGACAGGAATATACTGAACGAATTGCAAAAAGACGGGCGTATCTCTAACGTTGAACTATCTAAGCGTGTTGGTTTATCTCCAACGCCATGTTTAGAGCGTGTTCGTCGTCTTGAAAGACAGGGTTTCATTTCTGGTTATACCGCACTGTTGAATCCACATTATTTAGATGCATCGCTGCTGGTTTTCGTTGAAATCACTTTAAACCGTGGCGCGCCAGATGTGTTCGAACAATTCAACACAGCAGTTCAAAAACTTGAAGAAATTCAAGAGTGTCACCTCGTTTCCGGTGACTTTGACTATCTGTTGAAAACGCGTGTGCCAGATATGTCCGCATATCGTAAACTGCTAGGTGAAACGTTATTACGCCTTCCGGGTGTAAATGACACTCGTACCTACGTAGTTATGGAAGAAGTGAAACAAAGCAACCGCTTAGTGATTAAAACTCGCTAATTGCGCTTTGTGTGCATCATTCCTGCACAGCAATCTGCATTGTTGTCGCACTGCTGTTTCAACGCTGGGTTTACTCAGCGTTGTTCCGTTTTTAAGCACCATGATTTTTCTCTTTAATTCTCCCAATGGTTCTTTTTCGAACATTCTCTCGTCACTGTCTGCGATAGACTCAAAATTAGTCAGAAATTTTCATTTCAATTTATTGATTTTAAAGCTATAAACAATTAAGAATTTTGACCTTAAATAGAGTTTGAAACCCTATTCGTAAGATGAAATACTGAGTCTTATGGTCTCTATGGTGTGATAATTTGTCTTAATCGTCTTAATGCAGGCGCGTTTAGGGGATTAGTGTTAGAATAATCATAGGATAATCACGTATTAAGCAAGAACATCAGTCAGTAAAGAAACAATAATGAGCCAAGAATATACCGAAGATAAGTACATCAAATTTAAAAAGCTCAGTAGCGGCAGACGGCTATTAGAGGTGATTTTGTTGGCAATCTGCCTCTGTGCGATTTTTCTTATGGTCGCGCTATGGAGTTTTAATCCTTCTGACCCGAGTTGGTCGCAAACTAACTGGGATGCCCCCGTTAAAAATTTAGGGGGAAGTATTGGCTCATGGAGTGCGGATATCCTGTTTTCTGCATTTGGTATTCTCGCGTTTGCGATCCCGCCATTATTGTTACTCGGGTGTTGGGCAATTTATCACTATGAAAGCCAACGCCGCTATATTGACTTTTTCTCGCTCTCTTTACGCCTCATTGGCGGGTTAGCGCTGATCCTTTCATCTTGTGGTTTAGCCGCGCTCAACTTTGATGATTTACCCAACTTCGCCTCTGGCGGGGTCATTGGTAGTGTATTCAGTAATGCAATTATGCCGTGGTTTAACTCATTGGGCGCTACCTTGGCGCTGTTATTCCTCTGGGCAATCAGTTTCACCCTATTCACGGGTTGGTCTTGGCTGACGATCGCAGAAAAAATAGGGGCAGGGATATTACTTCCTATCACATTGCTAACAAACCGTGCCCGTGGTGATGAACTTGATGACTACGATTATGATGTTGAAGAGACGGAAGAGGCGCTACAGCGTGCTCAAATCGCTGAACATCAAGCAAATGATGAAAACCAACAATTTGATGCGGATGATGTTCTGTTTTCCGCCCCAACAGTCTCTGAGCTCGTTTCTGAGGATGTGCAGCTTGCGACTGAGCCACAGGTTATGGCGGATCCTCTATTAACGGCTGCGCCGCAATCCATTATTGAGCAAGCCCAGCCAAGCGCTTCTTTGGCAGAGCAGCCTACCTTTATTGCTCAACCAGCAGAAAATACAGCTTTACCGACATTTTCCGCGACAGAAGAGCCTTCAGCGACCAAAGAGCCGCAAACTTACCATTTTGAAGTGCCTGATGATTATCAGCCTCAAGTGGCACCGACTCAGGCATCTTCTCCTGCGCCTGTTATGCCTCAAGAACCAACATTTACGCCTGAGCCCGTTTTTGCTCCGGAACCTGTTTTTGAGTCTAAGCCTACAGCCCCAGTATTTACATCGCCACAGTTTACGCCTTTAGAGCCAACCATTGATATGGGAAGCCCTGACGTGAGTGAATCCTCGGTAACTAGCCGTGTTGCCGATCCTGCGGCGTTAGCAGCTGCGGGTATTTCGATTGCAGCGATGGAACGCCACGCGCAAGTGAAAAAGAATCTGGAGCCAGAATTACCTCGTCCAAATCCAGTTCGTTTACCGACTCGCCGTGAGCTGTATGGTATTCGTATTCCATCTCAGCGTGATGCAGAGCTTCAACGTCGTCAAGAAGAGGCCTCTCAGCGTGAGCAGGTATATCAGCAATGGTCTGCGACTGAAGAACCTGAAAATGAAGTGAAAACTAATGATGAGCTAGAGCAAGAAAGGTTGTTGCGCGTTCAATTCTTAGAGCAGCAACGTCAACGCTACGGCGAGCCAGATACGGATATGCAGGAGTTTGACGCTGCATTCCAGGTTAACCAGCCTGCGGTTGATTCTGTTGCCGCTTCAGATATTGCGCCAGAGCCAGAAACTCATCAAGATTATATGCCTGCGAGTACGTTTACTCAGCCAGAAATTGAACATCGTTGGGCTTCTGCTCCAGCATTTACGCCAGCTTTTGAGCCTACAAAGCAAATAGAGCCAACTTCACCTTCAGATATCCATCGCTTTACTGCCCATGCTGATGATGAGCATGAGCAGGATAATGATCTGGATGATTTTGAACCTAAAATTGATTTAAGTACGCCATTATCGGCATTTGAGCGTTTCTCGCCGGTGGATGATTTAGTCGATGATGAACCTGCAGCGCCGCTGTTTATGCCGTCATTTACCGAACCGCCAGTGCAAGCACATTCGATAACGCAAGAACAGCCAATAACACCGGCAAATAATGGAAATGAATTTGTTGCTCATCCTGCGGGGCAGCCTCAAACTGCAGCACAGCAGCCACAGCAGCCACAGCAGCCACAGCAGCCACAGCAGCCACAGCAGCCACAGCAGCCACAGCAGCCACAGCAGCCACAGCAGGATAGTTTATTCCACCCATTCTTAGTACGTAACGACCAACCGTTACCGAAACCAACGACGCCAATGCCGTCGCTTGACCTACTGGCGAGTCCACCAGAGCAAGAAGAGCCAGTGGATATGTTCAAATTAGAGCAAACCGCAAGGTTAATTGAAGCACGCTTGAACGATTATCGGGTTAAAGCTGAAGTGGTTGGCTTCTCTCCAGGTCCCGTAATCACCCGTTTTGAGTTGGATCTTGCGCCGGGAGTGAAAGCAGCTCGAATTTCCACGTTATCTCGAGATCTTGCGCGTTCATTGTCGACAACAGCGGTTCGTGTTGTTGAGGTGATTCCAGGTAAACCCTATGTTGGTTTAGAGTTACCGAATGAAAAACGCCAAACCGTTTATTTGAGTGAAGTTTTAGACTGTGATGATTTTAGAAAAAATCCATCGCCGCTGACGATTGTTTTAGGGAAAGATATCGAAGGTGATCCGGTTGTTGCCGACTTGGCAAAAATGCCGCACTTATTAGTGGCGGGTACAACGGGATCCGGTAAGTCGGTTGGGGTCAATGCGATGATCCTGAGTATCTTATATAAAGCGAAGCCTGAAGATGTTCGCTTTATTATGATAGACCCGAAAATGCTGGAACTTTCTATCTATGAAGGGATCCCGCACCTGTTAACTGAAGTCGTTACTGACATGAAAGATGCAGCGAATGCGCTACGTTGGTGTGTCAATGAAATGGAACGCCGTTATAAACTGATGTCAGCATTAGGCGTACGTAATCTCGCGGGTTACAACGACAAAATTAAAGCGGCAGCGGATATGAATCGCCCAATCCCAGATCCATTCTGGAAGCCTGGCGACAGTATGGATATGGAACATCCAATGCTGAAAAAAGAACCTTATATCGTGGTGATGGTGGACGAATTTGCGGACTTAATGATGACCGCAGGGAAGAAAGTGGAAGAGTTGATTGCTCGTTTAGCACAAAAAGCGCGTGCAGCCGGTATCCACCTCGTTTTAGCGACCCAACGTCCATCGGTTGACATCATTACTGGGTTAATTAAAGCCAATATTCCAACGCGTATCGCCTTTACGGTATCGAGTAAGATTGACTCGCGCACTATTCTTGACCAAGGTGGTGCTGAATCACTGCTGGGTATGGGGGATATGCTGTATCTGCCACCAAACTCATCGATTCCAGTGCGTGTTCACGGTGCATTTGTCCGTGACCAAGAAGTTCACGCTGTCGTAAATGATTGGAAAGCACGCGGGAAACCGCAATATATTGATAGCATCACGACATGTAGCGATGATAGTGAAGGCGGTGGAAGTTCAGATAATGGTGATGAGGATCTCGACCCGTTATTTGATCAAGCTGTCGAATTTGTTGTTGAAAAACAAAGGGTATCCATCTCCGGTGTACAACGTCAATTCCGTATCGGTTACAACCGTGCAGCTCGGATTGTTGAGCAAATGGAAGATCAAGGGATTGTCAGTGAACCGGGGCATAATGGAAACCGAGAAGTATTAGCCCCGCCATCAATGGGATATTAATATTTCATGTGCTAATTGCTGGTTTAATTCAAGGGGTGTATAAAGACATACGCCCCTTGTGGTATTAATTTTAAGGTCTTTTCTCGATGAAAAAAATGATGTTGTTAGGTGCATTAGCCCTGAGTTTAAACGTAGGTCAAGTATTGGCAGATGCGAGTCAAGACCTTCAAGATCGACTGAGTAAAGTGAATAGCTTCCAAGCGAGCTTTTCTCAGAAAGTAACTAGCCCAGAAGGTGATCTTATCCAAGAGGGTGTCGGTGACTTGTGGATTGAACGCCCTAACTTATTTAACTGGAATATGACTTCGCCGGATGAAAGTGTTCTGGTATCAGACGGTAAAAACCTGTGGTTTTACAACCCATTTGTTGAGCAAGTGACGGTGACAAACTTAGCTGATGCTACCCAAGATACGCCATTCCTGCTATTAACTCGCAACAATCCGCAGGATTGGAAACAGTATTCTATTGTCCAACAGGGCAATACGTTTGATCTGAAACCAAAACAATCTAACGGGACATTAAAAAGTTTCTCTATTACGGTTAACCCACAAGGGACGATTGAGAAATTTGCTGCGGTTGAACAAGACGGACAAACCAGCGCCTATCAATTAAAACAGCAAAAAAATGGCCCAGTTGACCCAAGTAAATTCAAATTTACAGTACCAAAAGGGGTCACATTGGATGACCAGCGTTCTCGCGCTCACTAATATCTAGGGAGTAAAGAGGGTCTCGTGGGTAACTTATCTCTCGATTTTTCACAAAATGAATTCCAACCTCTGGCTGCGCGTATGCGGCCAGAAACGCTTGAGCAATATATTGGTCAAACACATTTACTTGCCGAAGGTAAACCATTACCACGTGCGATTAAGGCGGGTCATTTACACTCAATGATCTTGTGGGGACCTCCGGGAACGGGGAAAACTACTTTGGCTGAAATTATTGGTCACTATGCACAAGCGGATATCGAGCGCATTTCTGCGGTAACTTCAGGGATCAAAGAGATCCGTGAATCTATCGAAAAAGCGCGCCAAAATCGCAGTGCGGGGCGAAGAACCATTTTGTTTGTGGATGAAGTTCACCGCTTTAATAAAAGCCAGCAAGATGCTTTTTTACCTCATATTGAAGACGGTACCATCACTTTTATTGGTGCGACTACCGAAAACCCATCATTCGAACTCAACTCGGCACTACTTTCTCGCGCAAGAGTCTATCTATTAAAATCCTTAGAAAGTAGTGAAATTGAAGAAGTGCTGTTACAGGCATTGGGCGATAGCACCCGGGGTTTAGGTGGACAAAATATCGTTCTTCCAGATAGTACCCGAAAAATGATCGCTGACTTGGTTAATGGGGATGCAAGGCGCTCATTGAATCTGCTGGAAATGATGTCGGATATGGCGGAGGCAGATAACCAAGGTCAACGAGTGTTAACTGCCGAGTTGCTCAAAGAAGTGAGTGGTGAACGCGCAGCGCGTTTCGATAATAAGGGTGACCGTTACTATGATTTGATTTCTGCGTTGCATAAATCAGTTCGTGGTTCAGCTCCCGATGCTGCACTTTATTGGTATGCTCGGATTATTACTGCGGGCGGTGATCCTCTGTATGTCGCTCGTCGTTTATTGGCGATTGCCTCTGAAGATGTCGGGAATGCCGATCCTCGAGCCATGCAAGTGGCGATTTCAGCATGGGATTGTTTTACTCGTGTAGGCCCGGCGGAAGGGGAGCGAGCTATCGCTCAAGCCATTGTTTATCTTGCATGCGCACCGAAAAGTAATGCCGTTTACACCGCGTATAAAGCCGCAATTAAAGATGCTCAAATGCAGCCAGATTATGATGTTCCTGAACATTTAAGAAATGCCCCTACCAAATTAATGAAAGAGTTAGGTGTCGGTAAAGAGTATCGTTATGCTCACGACGAGCCTAATGCTTACGCGGCGGGTGAAAATTATTTCCCTGAACCGATGAAAGCGACGCAATACTATTACCCAACGGCACGCGGGCTAGAAGGCAAAATTGCTGAAAAACTCGACTGGTTAGCCCAACAAGATCAAATTAGCACAACAAAACGCTATCGCTAATCGGGTCAATGCGGTAAGGTTATAAAGCAATAAAATATTCTAAATATAACGCCGGAGCGCGTTATATTCGCTCTCACAATTGACTAACAAAATCACAGGATAAGCATGCTCGATCCAAATTTACTGCGTACGGAGCTAGACGCGGTTGCTACAAAACTGGCTCGCAGGGGTTTTACCCTTGATGTGGAAAAGCTGCGTGAATTAGAAGAACGCCGCAAAGTTTTACAAGTTGAAACTGAAACCCTGCAAGCAGACCGTAACTCGCGATCGAAAACTATTGGTGCAGCGAAAGCGCGTGGTGAAGACATTGAGCCATTGCGTCTGGAAGTGAACCAATTAGGCGAAAAATTGGATGCTGCTAAAGCAGAGTTAGATAAGCTGCAACAAGAAATCCGTGATATTGCATTAAGTATCCCGAATATTCCTGATGATGAAGTGCCTGACGGTAAAGATGACTCAGAAAACTTAGAAATCACTCGTTGGGGGCAACCTCGCCAATATGATTTTGAAGTCAAAGATCATGTGAGCTTAGGTGAACTGGCTGGTGGTTTAGATTTTCCAGCGGCAGTGAAATTGACAGGTGCTCGTTTTGTTGTGATGAAAGGTCAAATTGCGCGTATGCACCGTGCATTAGCGCAATTTATGCTGGATTTACATACTGAACAACATGGTTATCAAGAGCTGTATGTTCCTTATTTAGTTAACCATGACACGCTGTATGGTACTGGTCAGCTGCCGAAATTTGGTGAAGATTTATTCCACACTAAACCGTTGGAAGAAGAAGCGGATAGCAGCACTTATGCACTGATCCCAACTGCGGAAGTGCCAGTAACTAACTTGGTGCGTGATGAAATTTTAGATGAAGATTCACTTCCTTTGAAAATGACGGCTCATACACCATGTTTCCGCTCAGAAGCGGGCTCTTATGGCCGTGATACTCGTGGCCTTATCCGTATGCACCAATTTGATAAAGTTGAATTAGTGCAAATCGTGCATCCTGAGAAATCAATGGCGGCACTGGAAGAGTTAACCGGTCACGCGGAAAAAGTTCTGCAATTACTGGAACTGCCATACCGTAAAGTGCTGCTATGTACTGGGGATATTGGCTTTGGTTCACGCAAAACTTATGATTTAGAAGTTTGGCTGCCAGCGCAAAATACATACCGTGAGATTTCTTCTTGCTCAAATATGTGGGACTTCCAAGCTCGCCGTATGCAAGCGCGTTTCCGTGGTAAGAGCGACAAGAAAACCCAACTGGTTCATACATTGAATGGTTCTGGTTTAGCGGTTGGTCGTACTCTGG
This window encodes:
- a CDS encoding DNA translocase FtsK 4TM domain-containing protein — protein: MMSQEYTEDKYIKFKKLSSGRRLLEVILLAICLCAIFLMVALWSFNPSDPSWSQTNWDAPVKNLGGSIGSWSADILFSAFGILAFAIPPLLLLGCWAIYHYESQRRYIDFFSLSLRLIGGLALILSSCGLAALNFDDLPNFASGGVIGSVFSNAIMPWFNSLGATLALLFLWAISFTLFTGWSWLTIAEKIGAGILLPITLLTNRARGDELDDYDYDVEETEEALQRAQIAEHQANDENQQFDADDVLFSAPTVSELVSEDVQLATEPQVMADPLLTAAPQSIIEQAQPSASLAEQPTFIAQPAENTALPTFSATEEPSATKEPQTYHFEVPDDYQPQVAPTQASSPAPVMPQEPTFTPEPVFAPEPVFESKPTAPVFTSPQFTPLEPTIDMGSPDVSESSVTSRVADPAALAAAGISIAAMERHAQVKKNLEPELPRPNPVRLPTRRELYGIRIPSQRDAELQRRQEEASQREQVYQQWSATEEPENEVKTNDELEQERLLRVQFLEQQRQRYGEPDTDMQEFDAAFQVNQPAVDSVAASDIAPEPETHQDYMPASTFTQPEIEHRWASAPAFTPAFEPTKQIEPTSPSDIHRFTAHADDEHEQDNDLDDFEPKIDLSTPLSAFERFSPVDDLVDDEPAAPLFMPSFTEPPVQAHSITQEQPITPANNGNEFVAHPAGQPQTAAQQPQQPQQPQQPQQPQQPQQPQQPQQPQQDSLFHPFLVRNDQPLPKPTTPMPSLDLLASPPEQEEPVDMFKLEQTARLIEARLNDYRVKAEVVGFSPGPVITRFELDLAPGVKAARISTLSRDLARSLSTTAVRVVEVIPGKPYVGLELPNEKRQTVYLSEVLDCDDFRKNPSPLTIVLGKDIEGDPVVADLAKMPHLLVAGTTGSGKSVGVNAMILSILYKAKPEDVRFIMIDPKMLELSIYEGIPHLLTEVVTDMKDAANALRWCVNEMERRYKLMSALGVRNLAGYNDKIKAAADMNRPIPDPFWKPGDSMDMEHPMLKKEPYIVVMVDEFADLMMTAGKKVEELIARLAQKARAAGIHLVLATQRPSVDIITGLIKANIPTRIAFTVSSKIDSRTILDQGGAESLLGMGDMLYLPPNSSIPVRVHGAFVRDQEVHAVVNDWKARGKPQYIDSITTCSDDSEGGGSSDNGDEDLDPLFDQAVEFVVEKQRVSISGVQRQFRIGYNRAARIVEQMEDQGIVSEPGHNGNREVLAPPSMGY
- a CDS encoding replication-associated recombination protein A, whose product is MGNLSLDFSQNEFQPLAARMRPETLEQYIGQTHLLAEGKPLPRAIKAGHLHSMILWGPPGTGKTTLAEIIGHYAQADIERISAVTSGIKEIRESIEKARQNRSAGRRTILFVDEVHRFNKSQQDAFLPHIEDGTITFIGATTENPSFELNSALLSRARVYLLKSLESSEIEEVLLQALGDSTRGLGGQNIVLPDSTRKMIADLVNGDARRSLNLLEMMSDMAEADNQGQRVLTAELLKEVSGERAARFDNKGDRYYDLISALHKSVRGSAPDAALYWYARIITAGGDPLYVARRLLAIASEDVGNADPRAMQVAISAWDCFTRVGPAEGERAIAQAIVYLACAPKSNAVYTAYKAAIKDAQMQPDYDVPEHLRNAPTKLMKELGVGKEYRYAHDEPNAYAAGENYFPEPMKATQYYYPTARGLEGKIAEKLDWLAQQDQISTTKRYR
- the lolA gene encoding outer membrane lipoprotein chaperone LolA is translated as MKKMMLLGALALSLNVGQVLADASQDLQDRLSKVNSFQASFSQKVTSPEGDLIQEGVGDLWIERPNLFNWNMTSPDESVLVSDGKNLWFYNPFVEQVTVTNLADATQDTPFLLLTRNNPQDWKQYSIVQQGNTFDLKPKQSNGTLKSFSITVNPQGTIEKFAAVEQDGQTSAYQLKQQKNGPVDPSKFKFTVPKGVTLDDQRSRAH
- the trxB gene encoding thioredoxin-disulfide reductase → MSTTTHRKLIILGSGPAGYTAAVYAARANLHPALITGVEKGGQLTTTTEVENWPGDPEGLTGPGLMERMHAHAEKFETEIINDHITKVDFQQRPFRLFGDDTEYTCDALIIATGASARYIGLPSEEAFKGRGVSACATCDGFFYRNQKVAVVGGGNTAVEEALYLSNIASEVHLIHRRDSFRAEKILVNRLMDKVENGNIVLHTDNTLDEVLGDDMGVTGVRLRCTKTDKTEDVAVMGAFIAIGHSPNTAIFDGQLALNNGYIKVQSGTNGNATQTSVEGIFAAGDVMDHIYRQAITSAGTGCMAALDAERYLDGLADKK
- the lrp gene encoding leucine-responsive transcriptional regulator Lrp, whose protein sequence is MIDNKKRPGKDLDRIDRNILNELQKDGRISNVELSKRVGLSPTPCLERVRRLERQGFISGYTALLNPHYLDASLLVFVEITLNRGAPDVFEQFNTAVQKLEEIQECHLVSGDFDYLLKTRVPDMSAYRKLLGETLLRLPGVNDTRTYVVMEEVKQSNRLVIKTR
- the serS gene encoding serine--tRNA ligase, giving the protein MLDPNLLRTELDAVATKLARRGFTLDVEKLRELEERRKVLQVETETLQADRNSRSKTIGAAKARGEDIEPLRLEVNQLGEKLDAAKAELDKLQQEIRDIALSIPNIPDDEVPDGKDDSENLEITRWGQPRQYDFEVKDHVSLGELAGGLDFPAAVKLTGARFVVMKGQIARMHRALAQFMLDLHTEQHGYQELYVPYLVNHDTLYGTGQLPKFGEDLFHTKPLEEEADSSTYALIPTAEVPVTNLVRDEILDEDSLPLKMTAHTPCFRSEAGSYGRDTRGLIRMHQFDKVELVQIVHPEKSMAALEELTGHAEKVLQLLELPYRKVLLCTGDIGFGSRKTYDLEVWLPAQNTYREISSCSNMWDFQARRMQARFRGKSDKKTQLVHTLNGSGLAVGRTLVAVLENYQQADGRIEVPAVLRPYMKGLEYIG